One genomic segment of Misgurnus anguillicaudatus chromosome 25, ASM2758022v2, whole genome shotgun sequence includes these proteins:
- the LOC141362018 gene encoding stonustoxin subunit beta-like, translated as MGYHDSILLCLDPNTVNKNLQLSEKNTVATYTNTVQPYPDHPDRFSYFYKVLCRESLCGRCYWEVERSGGVGISVSYKSISRKGSGDECIFGYNNQSWRLFCDDSSCSFSHNNKLTSLPLVSRSCRIGVYVDHSTGSLSFYSVSDTTNLIHRVNTTFTKPLYPGFLINPNSTMKLCDLTR; from the exons ATGGGTTATCATG attCCATTCTGCTGTGTCTGGATCCAAACACAGTGAATAAAAATCTCCAGCTGTCTGAGAAGAACACTGTGGCTACTTACACTAACACAGTCCAGCCGTATCCTGATCATCCAGACAgatttagttatttttataaagttttGTGTAGAGAGAGTTTGTGTGGACGCTGTTACTGGGAGGTTGAGAGGAGTGGTGGTGTCGGtatatcagtgtcatataaGAGCATCAGCAGGAAGGGATCGGGTGATGAGTGTATATTTGGATATAATAATCAGTCCTGGAGATTGTTCTGTGATGACTCCAGCTGCTCATTCAGTCACAATAACAAACTCACTTCACTCCCTTTAGTATCTAGGTCCTGTAGAATAGGAGTGTATGTGGATCACAGTACAGGATCTCTGTCCTTCTACAGCGTCTCTGATACAACGAACCTCATACACAGAGTCAACACCACATTCACTAAACCACTTTATCCTGGATTTTTGATCAATCCAAACTCAACAATGAAACTCTGCGATCTGACAAGATAG